A section of the Paenibacillus yonginensis genome encodes:
- a CDS encoding AAA family ATPase yields the protein MTNSNNSGKRLIFLISGPLGTGKSTVSKQLAKKLPNCVMIEGDHLFHMFNEGSAADSTSWERRVSVTWTNLAAVTRTFLQDGLNVVIDFVVEEELEWFKEQIADFHAEIRYAVLRADAEILKNRLERRGDPDSLDRSLFLLNQLETSPANKPYLYDTTTKQPDEIVLDLLEDGRFRLPHTRNVEENINGEHGEHAE from the coding sequence ATGACGAATTCGAATAATAGCGGCAAACGATTGATTTTCCTTATTTCCGGTCCACTTGGCACCGGCAAATCCACCGTATCCAAACAGTTGGCGAAGAAGCTCCCCAACTGCGTGATGATTGAAGGCGACCATTTATTCCATATGTTTAACGAGGGAAGCGCCGCAGACTCGACTTCTTGGGAGCGGCGGGTGTCCGTCACCTGGACGAATTTAGCTGCAGTCACCCGTACTTTCCTTCAGGACGGATTAAATGTGGTGATTGATTTTGTCGTCGAAGAGGAACTCGAATGGTTTAAAGAACAAATAGCCGATTTCCATGCGGAAATTCGTTATGCAGTGCTTAGAGCCGACGCTGAAATCTTGAAAAATAGGCTCGAACGCCGTGGAGACCCGGATTCCCTGGATCGTTCGCTCTTCTTGCTTAATCAATTAGAGACTTCACCGGCTAACAAGCCGTATTTGTACGATACGACAACGAAACAGCCTGACGAGATTGTGCTGGATCTTTTGGAGGACGGCCGGTTTAGGCTGCCTCACACAAGGAATGTTGAGGAAAATATCAATGGAGAGCACGGCGAACATGCAGAGTAA
- a CDS encoding glutathione peroxidase → MSIYDIEVETIQGKHGNLSPYRGQVMLIVNTATKCGFAPQFKGLQKLYDQYKDQGFVVLGFPSGQFANQELETNEEVAEACEINFGVNFPLFAKIDVNGKTAHPLFRLLTNEARGLFGSRTIKWNFTKFLVDRDGRVLKRFGSKDTPESLESEIRKVLDSSSVHA, encoded by the coding sequence ATGTCCATTTACGACATCGAAGTCGAGACGATCCAGGGGAAACACGGGAACCTTTCGCCTTACCGGGGCCAGGTGATGCTGATTGTGAACACGGCAACCAAATGCGGTTTTGCACCCCAGTTCAAGGGCCTTCAGAAGCTGTACGATCAATATAAGGATCAGGGCTTTGTTGTGCTTGGTTTCCCGAGCGGCCAGTTTGCCAATCAAGAGCTGGAAACGAATGAAGAGGTAGCGGAGGCTTGTGAAATTAATTTCGGGGTCAATTTCCCGCTGTTCGCCAAAATCGACGTCAACGGAAAAACGGCCCATCCGTTGTTTCGTCTGCTGACGAATGAAGCGAGGGGGCTCTTCGGCTCAAGAACGATCAAATGGAATTTCACCAAATTCCTTGTGGACCGCGATGGCCGTGTACTGAAACGTTTTGGCTCCAAGGATACGCCGGAGAGCCTCGAAAGCGAAATCCGCAAAGTGCTGGACAGCAGCAGCGTTCACGCTTAG
- a CDS encoding DUF4179 domain-containing protein, translating into MAVSEWEQELKKADSLHPEMSPLVRKRLDETYDLIARQAGHAPLRKTRLRRWSYTAAAAGVLGIGLFASAFVSPAMADSIKNLPIISSLFSSIQGDIGLRTAGELGMTANMNSLAAYEKVKLKVTETIYDGTRAAFLLTVDAPNLNEGIYFNGKKKMKLSSAVEQVVLNANGQGTGEWNSLTDAGLFYGGAGKNQPNTLVFEQILPESGGHEAPAAFNATVTLKLDGMDHEFTLDIPFHKTTNVGAVFSPNLETASDDYTMMVTKVSVTPVTTRIMTTLTYKHSDTLSAKEERRMNGIGIAVFDDQGRRLPSLNGEGTFEGNTLIFDRRYATTAATSKYLIIKPFVIKDDFTEEVKDSQYIQELEAKVELPPAIK; encoded by the coding sequence ATGGCAGTATCTGAATGGGAACAAGAGTTGAAAAAGGCTGACAGCCTCCATCCGGAGATGTCCCCGCTGGTAAGAAAACGCCTGGACGAAACCTATGATCTGATCGCCCGTCAGGCGGGACACGCTCCACTGCGGAAAACCCGGCTCCGCCGCTGGAGTTATACCGCTGCTGCAGCGGGAGTCCTCGGTATCGGACTGTTTGCTTCGGCTTTTGTTTCTCCGGCTATGGCAGATTCCATCAAAAACCTTCCCATCATCAGCAGCCTCTTCAGCTCGATTCAAGGCGATATCGGGCTCCGCACGGCAGGTGAGCTTGGCATGACCGCAAACATGAACAGCCTGGCTGCTTATGAGAAGGTGAAGCTGAAGGTAACGGAAACGATTTATGACGGCACACGCGCTGCCTTTCTCTTAACCGTTGACGCTCCGAATCTTAACGAAGGAATTTATTTCAACGGGAAGAAAAAGATGAAGCTCAGCAGTGCTGTTGAGCAGGTAGTGTTAAACGCAAACGGCCAAGGGACAGGCGAGTGGAACTCGCTTACAGACGCAGGCCTGTTCTATGGCGGGGCAGGAAAAAACCAGCCAAACACCCTTGTGTTTGAACAAATCCTTCCCGAATCCGGCGGCCATGAGGCTCCTGCTGCCTTCAATGCCACCGTCACCTTAAAGCTCGACGGGATGGATCACGAATTCACTTTAGATATTCCGTTCCACAAAACCACGAATGTCGGAGCCGTATTTTCACCAAACCTGGAAACCGCAAGCGATGACTACACCATGATGGTTACGAAGGTTTCTGTTACTCCTGTGACTACACGGATCATGACCACGCTGACCTATAAACATTCGGATACCCTGTCAGCCAAGGAAGAACGCCGGATGAACGGGATCGGTATAGCCGTATTCGATGATCAGGGCCGCCGTCTGCCTTCTCTAAATGGAGAAGGGACCTTCGAAGGAAACACGCTGATCTTTGACCGCCGCTATGCTACTACAGCAGCAACAAGCAAATATCTGATTATCAAACCCTTTGTGATCAAAGACGACTTTACCGAGGAGGTAAAGGACAGCCAGTATATCCAAGAGCTTGAAGCCAAAGTCGAACTGCCGCCCGCCATTAAATAA
- a CDS encoding RNA polymerase sigma factor produces MNSAKLAAKAIAGDAEAFIALVKEHEKSLHYMAKSILGKDEDVADALQETLLKAFKAIPGLKEPQYFKTWIFRILINECHNLLAQRSRTDVYAEIPAGAAVYASNEYDKIDLRDAVDQLEEPQRLAVILHYFEDLPLRQVALALDISESAAKMRLMRARDTLQNQLSTFREGKMNYGSI; encoded by the coding sequence ATGAATAGCGCTAAACTTGCAGCAAAAGCGATAGCCGGAGATGCAGAGGCCTTTATCGCTCTGGTCAAGGAGCACGAGAAGTCCCTTCACTACATGGCTAAATCCATTTTGGGCAAAGACGAAGACGTCGCAGACGCTCTCCAGGAAACCCTACTGAAAGCCTTCAAGGCCATTCCCGGCTTAAAGGAGCCCCAGTATTTCAAAACCTGGATCTTCAGGATTCTGATCAATGAATGCCACAATCTTCTGGCCCAGCGCTCACGTACAGATGTCTATGCCGAAATCCCCGCCGGAGCTGCCGTATACGCTAGTAATGAATACGACAAGATCGATTTGAGGGATGCAGTAGACCAGCTGGAGGAGCCGCAGCGGCTTGCGGTTATTCTTCACTATTTTGAGGATCTGCCGCTTCGCCAGGTGGCCCTGGCCCTGGATATCTCCGAAAGCGCGGCAAAAATGCGGCTGATGCGGGCGCGCGACACACTCCAAAATCAGTTATCTACATTTCGAGAGGGGAAGATGAATTATGGCAGTATCTGA